In one window of Irregularibacter muris DNA:
- a CDS encoding chromate transporter produces the protein MTKESKRRLLIEIFMSFFKVGLFTFGGGFAMIPLIEKEMIDKKAWVEEEEIIDIFALSQSVPGSIAINSSTSIGYKIAGTYGAVVATIGVVLPSFMIITIIAAFLSNFQDNAIVQAAFMGVRSAVVGLVLMAAIKIGKTSIKDALAALITILTVILILAINLNVIFAIIGGGLVGWIVGYIIPLKKKEKSHKEGHKDGLS, from the coding sequence TTGACAAAAGAAAGTAAAAGAAGGTTGCTTATCGAAATTTTTATGAGCTTCTTCAAAGTAGGTTTATTTACCTTTGGAGGAGGCTTTGCTATGATTCCTCTCATCGAAAAAGAAATGATAGACAAAAAAGCTTGGGTAGAGGAGGAAGAAATTATTGATATTTTTGCTCTATCCCAGTCAGTACCAGGTTCCATAGCGATTAATTCTTCTACATCTATAGGCTATAAAATCGCTGGAACCTATGGAGCCGTTGTGGCTACCATTGGAGTTGTCCTTCCCTCCTTTATGATCATTACCATTATTGCAGCATTCTTGAGTAATTTTCAAGATAATGCTATAGTCCAAGCTGCTTTTATGGGGGTGAGGTCGGCAGTAGTGGGCCTAGTACTTATGGCTGCTATTAAGATAGGCAAAACATCTATAAAGGATGCTTTGGCAGCCCTTATCACCATCCTAACCGTTATTCTTATTCTTGCCATCAACCTTAATGTGATCTTTGCAATAATCGGTGGTGGATTAGTAGGATGGATAGTGGGTTATATCATTCCTTTGAAAAAG